The following nucleotide sequence is from Aspergillus luchuensis IFO 4308 DNA, chromosome 1, nearly complete sequence.
CAAGTGACTGTGGTCAAGCCAGGTAGACACCCTAGGCGAATACTCGATTTCAGAGCGGGATAAGAGTGTACGCCTAGCATTTGGTAACCGACGTGCTCGAGGCCGTACCCATCGAGAATAATACTGTCTTTTCCAGAGCTCCGAATCTCCAGCTAACACATGGAACCGACGCGAGAGTCTATGTGGGGAGAAGTGATGAGCTGTGAGGCCGGCACTTTAACTGAGGAGGACATACTGTTGGCAGACAAgcagagaggggaggggaagaaaagacaatATATGAAGTAGGAGCTCGTCACTTAGTCTGGATATGTGATCGAGATGGCCGTTGGGGGTCATGCGGAGACGCTTTGGCGGGGGAAGATCTTCAGCATTGCGCCTCTTTGGCATTTTGTGACTGGGAATGCAATGCTGGGTTAAAAGGAGTCACGAAAGTCGGAACAACCGACTGCACAAGTCAGTGCTTGCTGGATGAACGCAATCTTAAGTCGGAGGTACCACTTCCTATTCCGCCTGTCCGCCTAATAATGTCAGGGCGGAGCTTATCTGAGGGTGGTTGATACGGTATGTATGGCGGACCGATGTCTCGAACGATACGATACGTGCCGAGGTAATAGAGCGGTCCTCTGTACTTCATACAATCAGGAAACTACTGGTGGTATTAATGCGGGTATCTATCTTTGCGCGTCAAAGTCGCGTGTCACAGCCGCCCTATGCTACTACGTACATCCGGGAGACCTCTCCTGTATGTAGCATAGGCTTTAATCAATGGAGGCTCTTGAACAGTTCCAAATCTCTCTTACCCAAGCCTTTGGCGACTGTTTCAAAGATGTCTACAAGACCCTTCAACGAGAACTTGCTCTCCGAGACGCGAAGGTGCAGGCGGCCGAGGAGAGGGTTAGAATTGCAGATGAAGCACGGAAAAGAGCGGATGCAGAATTGACAGCCTTAAAGGATGAGATTACTATTCTACGGGATGAGCTGCGTCTCGGGGATGTTGGGTCCACTGAAGACCAAGTTACTGCTCAGAAGTCCCTCGAATTGGAAGCAACGTACGCGCCGCATCGCGCTATAGATCGTATATGTGCCAACCGCAAGGACTCCGAGAGCTTCGACTCTACTGAGATAATGGCTGTGAGGGACTTGTATGCCGCGCTTTACACAGAAGCTCAGACGCTTATGAAAGCCTCTGGCGAACTTCGAAGACAAGTCAAACGTcacaaaaagaaattaatgcattggaggaagagcctgGACCGCGACAATTTCACATTGGTGCTCGATGGAGAAGCAGTGGATTTTCAGCGGGCTAAGAGAAACAGCTGTGAAGAACATTCACGCTTATTCACTAACTTATCAACGTCTATACCAATAAACTCTTCGAAATCGGCCATGCATCCAGTTTTGCGAGGAGGTTCCGCCCCTATTATGCATACTTCAGGACTAGGTGGCTATGATGAATCTTCGAATGCCGACGTGCCAAGGGAGCCAGCTGCAGCTCAGAGTGCAACTGCTCCGGCCGCAACTATCAAACGGAAACGTTCAGCATCACAACCGCCTCATCAAATATGCCCAACACTTCACGATAATGCCCCTAATCATGGTAACAGTGGTTCAAGCCAGCCTATTTCTATCAGAGACGAGGGTTTATCATCTAGCCCTTTGGGGGGGTCATTATCTAGTTGCGGGGCTACTGGGACCCAGGACCTAGATGAGGTTGGTGTCTTGGTTCAAACGCCAActaagagaaagaagtatAAGGAAATTGGCTCCGAGCGAGCGGCTTCACCAGCAATTGAAGCCAGACGCAAAGGCCTGCCCCCAGCAAGATCTCAATCATTCTCGAGACGACCCACGGTACTGCAATCGGTCAATGGCAACACAAGCATCAATAGATATGACCAACGGTTAGGCACAGCAGCCGCGAAGGGATCAAAACCGAGACTCAAATACCCCATCTCGGCGATGGCTGAGGATGGCGAAGAGAATGACGTGAACGTCGCTACACCAAACCGACTTAACACGTCGGCATTTGAAGCTAGGTCGCCACTTCCAGACCCAGGAAAGGAAGGCCAATTTGCCGTACAGAGACTGGAAGGTCTTCTTGAAGGACCGGTGCCTGCCAAACAACAGCTCCAACCCAAGAATATCAATGAAGAATTCACAAGGGGCTGCGCAGTGCAGCGATCTCCTTCTATGTCTAATAATAGCAGGGGAGGACAGACAAATTCTGAATCAGAAATCATGCAGGGGAGTTCGAAACTTGATATTCAACATGGTTTCACTCAGGCCACCTCGTCTTCGGGAAGCGAAGCACAACGGGTGAAGGAGAACGCCACGCGTATAGCATATAGAACTTTGCCGCTGCATCGTCTCGAACTCACCCATTTCAGGATTAATCCAAACTATAACCAAGGGGTAAATTTTGCGTTTAGCAGTGTCATCCGCACCACAGACGAGCGCAAGTGTGCGAAGGGTTGTATGCGCCCCAGCTGCTGCGGAGGCAAGTTCCATGCCATGGCACGCCTGGGCGGACTTCCGACGAACGCAACCTCTAACAAGGACAGAGAAcaggaagagcagaagattCTGGAGGACTATTTGGGAGAGGAAGCACATATACTCGATAAACTAAGCACGGAGGATCGAAAGAGCCTTCTGCAAGAGGCGAACGCCAGGCTCATTGCCAATCGGTTTGGGAAGCATAGGCATCACCACCAGCGATCGGGATCGCCACCGGGATACTGGCGCACAGATATGCCTGATACACAGGAATTGCAGCGCGATCATGAGGAGGCAAGGGAAATTGAAAGGGAGAAGGTGCGAGACCGATATCGAGAGGCAATGCGTCCCGGTGGCCTTTGGAAGTTTGCAGATGAGTGAACACAGTACACTGGGCTTCAAGGGCTGCGCTTGGGTTTACAGGAGAACTTCCACAAAAGCTACCTAGGCAGTAGATAGATGCCAATGCTCTTCTATCGGGGGCTTCCAATATAACCCAAGCATTATCGCTTGTTTGTCCAAGTCgctttctaatataatcaCTGTATTGTTGTAATATCACATTTCTTGGCAAGCACCCGACACGTGCCTTAGCCGCTACCCTGGTGCCTACCTCGGCCTACCTCTCCCTACCCACCCGGAACTAGTTCACGCCGTAGATAAAGTCGTTCATCCAGCCCAGCTGACACGACTGGGTACGCTTGGGGGGACCTCCACTCATATTCTTTCAAGCCACTTCTTGATATCAAGGACATCAAGCCCATCCTATATTTTCCATGGTTTTGCCCTGAATATGGAGTCATCATGGCGCGCCCAAAACCCGATACCTGCCGCACTGTTGCAACCTTCCAAATGGCTCCCACTGTACGAGGAGTTCGTGACGAAGAATGCTAGTTCTGTGGGCCAAGTGGAGTCCGCGTTGAGGTCTCTAACATACATCATCCCAGGTTAGTGCATGAAGCTTGAGGTACAGAAACTTGGccgaggaaatggaaaacTGAAGACCATGTGTAGGACGATACCGAGATTCGGAGATAAGCTCAGAGTGCGGTACGTTATTCAAGCGTTCCTAATGGTTCCCTCCTAGACGAAGAAGCCGTTCATTTAATACTGACTTTTGCGAAAAAGTGCATTCAGGGGTACAGCTTCTGTCTCTCTACCATGACTCTTTGGTTTCGCGAGTCATTTCTAGGCTACCTTCAACGATCCCGCGGCCTACACCATCACCTCATGCGCGCTACACGAAGTATTGGACCTCCCACTCTTCACTGTATCAGAGGATCGCCATCGCACTACAGATGATTCAGTATACGGAACTGCTGTGGGAGATGGCGGCTCGGCGTCGTGGAGAGAAGGTGCGCTGGCGTGTCATCGTCCTAATCGAAGCCGCTAAGGCCATCTGTCGCCTGTTGCTCCTTCGTCTCACCAACTCTAGACCATTAGTCAGTCCTCCACTTCCTGAACGGGAAGTAGATCCCAGAtcgctggaagaggaggacaatAGCGACTGGAATGGCATGCAGACACCTGTTAGCGAAAAGTCGTCGGATTTGTGCTGGACCATGCCTCGCACAGGCCTGTCGCTTCCTTCTCTGCCTAATGTGGACGACCTTTCGAACTATTTGATATCTAAAGTACTCACGGCCGACGATATCAAGCCACCGAAAACGCTGTTGCACCGAGTCACTGGCCAGGGCCAATTCGCTGAGATTCTATACATCCTCCGACCAGTAGTCTATGCGCTCATGCTGCAACGATACTGCAAAGACAGGCGGAGTTGGAAACCCTGGCTCATTGGGTTCGGCATGGAGTATGGCTGTCGACAACTAGCCAAAGCTGATCTTCGCGAAAGAGTTGCAGGCGGCCTTCGGGGATTGACCGGGCTGGAGCGGGAGGaactgaagaagagaggTTGGGCGATGGGTTGGTGGTTTATGCGTGGGGCTTTCTATGAAAACATTACCAAGTACGGCACTCCCGCCTTTCCCACACTACCGACAAGGAGATAGAGTATTGTACTGACTTTTACACAGGTCCTGGTTGAAAGGCCTGACCGGCAAGATGAGGGGCAAACCTCTGCTTGATTTGGTAGGCAGTGTCATTGATGATTACGAGTATCTTTGGgacaactactactttgCGACTACAACACTGTGAAGTTCGCTGTGTTCTGCCAGCGTCAGATGTTTCTGCCATTTTTGCCAGCATTTTGCTTTACCTCGGGAGCCTCCTGTACCTTCACACAGCCCGTCTTCTCGTACTTAACTTAGATACCCGATGGCTTACCATCCCCAAGCTATCCCCTTTTAATATGTTAAACCGCTATATTCTGTTTTTGCTTCAACTTTCCCATATAAGTGCAAAATACAACAATTACATATGCTTCCATAGAACCTAAGAGCAATCACATTGCAAAAGAAAGTGGGTATCATTTGGTCATTATTATCGTCACCTCCGCATCTGCGTATGATATAGGATAAACTCATGTTTGGCTAAGAGAGGACCTCAGTGGACCTTGACCCGTACCATTCCAGTAGCTCGTGCTGAGCTTTAGTAGTGTTACTGGTTGAAGATAAGAGGAAGTCCCTGAGCTGcgtattttcttcttcttctccaggccAGTCGACCTTTGGCCTTCCCTTCAATTCGAGCAACTCTTTGGCGGTGCCCCAACTGAATCGGCATTCGTTGCCCCATCCGAAGATCGGatccatgttcttcttcaaccaatTAGCGCACTTTGAATCAGAGGGATAGCCGCTTCCCCAACTCTGtggcaccaccgcctccgaTGCATCTTCCGAACGGACGTCTTCATATATAGCCTGATGACAGAGATCCAATGCGACGTCTCTGGTGACTTTGGCAGCAACGCTTGCAGCACTCACGCACGGATATAACGAGTCGGCCTTCTTCGCCACGGTGATTCTGAGTGATGGGAATATCTTTTCGAGTTTCTGTTGGTAGGTTGCGGGGTTTCCAATCGTATCGATGTAGACCTCTCGAACATCCATGTCGCGATCCTCAATGATCCCACGGATGAGTTCAATTGTAGCATCCATTGCCTGCGCATTCAAGTTATAAGCTCCCGCTCCAGGCCGCATCATACCGGACGAGATGTCACGCGCTGATAGTAGCTTCACGGCCCATCCGCAGGATTCGTGTAGGGGATTTCCCGGGGTGCATAATAGCTTCATGAGATTAGCGCGCACGCCGGGCGTGAGAACTTTGCTGTCGTTGAAACTGTAATCACGAGTCAAGAGGGAATGGTGCAGATCTTGGGGCAAGTAAAAAGCGCTGTAGACCATGGGGCCTAGAACTGGACCGCGTCCGGCCTCGTCTACGCCCAAGACAAGGCGATTTGGTGAAGAGCTCGTAGCAGATTCAGTGACTTTGGAGGCTGCAATGACAGGAGGACAAGGTGAATAGTAAGAGTAGGACTCTCCGGCGAAGAGCTGAGAGTGATCTATACTTGGAGGGATGAAGAGGCCTGTTGCAGTAACGGGAGACTCCCCCGGGGGAGGGCCAGTGGAGTTGTCTGCTGAATCGCCCATGATTGTGTTGATTCCAGGCGGGACTTTGCGATCACGATAAGCGAgcgaaagggaaagaaaggtgTAGTCAGGGAGTGCAACTGAGATGATGAATCGTTGAAAGTGAAAGATGGACGCGTCCCAAACGGTTCCGGACTAGCGGCGCTTCCGCGCGTGTTTGTTCGCCGCCCTCACGGATTCCAACTCCCCTCCGCAGCATTCATTCGCCATCCCCAAGACCTGggattttctttcccctctccgcTAAATCGCAACTACTGTGATCTCCTACAGTCGCCTACTTACGTTTTACACGGCAGGTCTCCCGCGCATCCTGCCCGGTCCGTACGCGTCTTACCGCTGAACCCCTCTCGTTGCCTCTCTCAAAGCTGCCGCATACAGCTCCCGAATCTCCGGAACAATGGCTCCCCGGGGCCCTGCGAAGGCTCGCGAGTTCGATTATGCCAATGTTGGCAAAGCTGGAAGGTCGGTATCATTGATGCCATTTCTCCTTGATCGCCCCTGTTCAGTATTTGTTCTATCCCCTGCTCCCGTTCAAGTCGCTTCCACCTATTAGAATTTCGGGAGGCTGATGCAGGTGACTGTCACAGGCGCACGGGGTTAATGTtgaaggaagggaaacgTGATGAAtatggaatggaagaagttgatggGATATTCTCTTCGCCCGAGACGTCGCCCGTAAAAGAGAATGGCTTCAGTGACCAAGCTGAGGATTCTACCGGCTCGGATGGCATGTCTATCGACGAAGGTGCGTTTCACAGCTCGTCATTATTGTAGCTGAATACTAACGATGATGACTATTTGGCAGGGAATGGTCCGAACCCCACCGATTTCCTAAAGAGCAGACGGAGCTCTTACTTCCCGCCTCCTGTTGCGCGCTCTCCC
It contains:
- the PEX16 gene encoding peroxisomal membrane protein PEX16 (COG:U;~EggNog:ENOG410PIYK;~InterPro:IPR013919;~PFAM:PF08610), whose amino-acid sequence is MESSWRAQNPIPAALLQPSKWLPLYEEFVTKNASSVGQVESALRSLTYIIPGRYRDSEISSECVHSGVQLLSLYHDSLVSRVISRLPSTIPRPTPSPHARYTKYWTSHSSLYQRIAIALQMIQYTELLWEMAARRRGEKVRWRVIVLIEAAKAICRLLLLRLTNSRPLVSPPLPEREVDPRSLEEEDNSDWNGMQTPVSEKSSDLCWTMPRTGLSLPSLPNVDDLSNYLISKVLTADDIKPPKTLLHRVTGQGQFAEILYILRPVVYALMLQRYCKDRRSWKPWLIGFGMEYGCRQLAKADLRERVAGGLRGLTGLEREELKKRGWAMGWWFMRGAFYENITKSWLKGLTGKMRGKPLLDLVGSVIDDYEYLWDNYYFATTTL
- a CDS encoding SAE2 C-terminal domain-containing protein (COG:S;~EggNog:ENOG410PSHE;~InterPro:IPR033316,IPR013882;~PFAM:PF08573;~go_function: GO:0004519 - endonuclease activity [Evidence IEA];~go_process: GO:0006281 - DNA repair [Evidence IEA]), which encodes MEALEQFQISLTQAFGDCFKDVYKTLQRELALRDAKVQAAEERVRIADEARKRADAELTALKDEITILRDELRLGDVGSTEDQVTAQKSLELEATYAPHRAIDRICANRKDSESFDSTEIMAVRDLYAALYTEAQTLMKASGELRRQVKRHKKKLMHWRKSLDRDNFTLVLDGEAVDFQRAKRNSCEEHSRLFTNLSTSIPINSSKSAMHPVLRGGSAPIMHTSGLGGYDESSNADVPREPAAAQSATAPAATIKRKRSASQPPHQICPTLHDNAPNHGNSGSSQPISIRDEGLSSSPLGGSLSSCGATGTQDLDEVGVLVQTPTKRKKYKEIGSERAASPAIEARRKGLPPARSQSFSRRPTVLQSVNGNTSINRYDQRLGTAAAKGSKPRLKYPISAMAEDGEENDVNVATPNRLNTSAFEARSPLPDPGKEGQFAVQRLEGLLEGPVPAKQQLQPKNINEEFTRGCAVQRSPSMSNNSRGGQTNSESEIMQGSSKLDIQHGFTQATSSSGSEAQRVKENATRIAYRTLPLHRLELTHFRINPNYNQGVNFAFSSVIRTTDERKCAKGCMRPSCCGGKFHAMARLGGLPTNATSNKDREQEEQKILEDYLGEEAHILDKLSTEDRKSLLQEANARLIANRFGKHRHHHQRSGSPPGYWRTDMPDTQELQRDHEEAREIEREKVRDRYREAMRPGGLWKFADE
- a CDS encoding ribonuclease H2 catalytic subunit RNH201 (BUSCO:EOG09263OWL;~COG:L;~EggNog:ENOG410PJ2H;~InterPro:IPR012337,IPR024567,IPR001352,IPR004649, IPR023160,IPR036397;~PFAM:PF01351;~go_function: GO:0003676 - nucleic acid binding [Evidence IEA];~go_function: GO:0003723 - RNA binding [Evidence IEA];~go_function: GO:0004523 - RNA-DNA hybrid ribonuclease activity [Evidence IEA];~go_process: GO:0016070 - RNA metabolic process [Evidence IEA]), giving the protein MGDSADNSTGPPPGESPVTATGLFIPPSIDHSQLFAGESYSYYSPCPPVIAASKVTESATSSSPNRLVLGVDEAGRGPVLGPMVYSAFYLPQDLHHSLLTRDYSFNDSKVLTPGVRANLMKLLCTPGNPLHESCGWAVKLLSARDISSGMMRPGAGAYNLNAQAMDATIELIRGIIEDRDMDVREVYIDTIGNPATYQQKLEKIFPSLRITVAKKADSLYPCVSAASVAAKVTRDVALDLCHQAIYEDVRSEDASEAVVPQSWGSGYPSDSKCANWLKKNMDPIFGWGNECRFSWGTAKELLELKGRPKVDWPGEEEENTQLRDFLLSSTSNTTKAQHELLEWYGSRSTEVLS